One region of bacterium genomic DNA includes:
- the rpsG gene encoding 30S ribosomal protein S7, translated as MRRRKAEEREVEPDPKYKNVIAGKFINSLMWDGKKYLAERIFYDALKIVEDKTKTAGTSVLSQAINNVKPTVEVRPRRIGGATYQVPREVRASRRFSLAIRWLIQAARDKKGHPMAEKLADELILASKSEGTAYKRKEDMHKMAEANKAFAHYRW; from the coding sequence ATGAGACGTAGAAAGGCAGAGGAGAGAGAAGTTGAACCTGACCCAAAGTATAAGAATGTAATTGCAGGTAAGTTTATAAACTCTCTAATGTGGGATGGTAAAAAGTATTTAGCTGAGCGTATATTTTATGATGCATTAAAGATTGTCGAAGATAAGACAAAGACGGCTGGCACATCTGTTTTATCTCAGGCGATAAACAATGTTAAACCGACAGTAGAGGTGAGGCCACGCCGGATTGGTGGTGCTACTTATCAAGTTCCGCGTGAGGTGAGAGCCTCAAGGAGGTTCTCCTTAGCTATAAGGTGGTTAATTCAAGCTGCACGCGATAAAAAGGGCCATCCTATGGCAGAGAAGTTGGCCGATGAGTTAATTCTTGCATCTAAAAGTGAAGGTACCGCTTATAAACGTAAGGAGGATATGC